In the Nitrospinota bacterium genome, one interval contains:
- a CDS encoding transcriptional repressor — translation MFNEFEILRGYLRESDLRFTPQRQTILEVFLESEGHVEADDLFLEIQKIDSSIGIATVYRTLNLFVECGLARQNVLGRGQKSFEKLYRQGHHDHLICLQCRNIVEFEHPLIEKYQLEICQSHGFTLNQHRMEIYGYCSSCQKNRRED, via the coding sequence ATGTTTAATGAATTTGAAATTTTAAGGGGTTACCTTCGGGAAAGTGACCTTCGCTTCACTCCCCAACGGCAGACGATTCTTGAAGTCTTTCTGGAAAGCGAAGGGCATGTTGAGGCAGATGATTTATTTCTTGAGATTCAGAAAATAGATTCATCCATCGGGATCGCAACGGTGTACCGGACCCTGAATCTTTTTGTGGAGTGCGGTTTGGCCCGACAAAATGTCCTCGGCAGAGGTCAGAAGTCATTTGAAAAGCTGTATCGCCAGGGCCACCACGATCATTTGATTTGTCTTCAGTGCCGGAATATTGTGGAATTTGAACACCCGTTGATTGAAAAATACCAGTTGGAAATTTGTCAGTCGCATGGGTTTACATTGAATCAGCATCGGATGGAAATTTACGGATATTGTTCCTCATGCCAAAAAAACAGGAGGGAAGATTAA
- the bfr gene encoding bacterioferritin: MQGDKSVIEALNDVLMAELTAINIYYIHYKMQMNWGYEKLAHHAREESMGEMKHADKMIERILYLDGVPDMAKYDTILVGDTCEEQLKNQYTIEVKHVERLQKHIALCIQKNDFGSKEILDGILEDTEESCDWLETQFQRIKDIGIANYLTEHMHS; this comes from the coding sequence ATGCAGGGAGATAAAAGTGTGATCGAAGCGCTGAATGATGTTTTGATGGCGGAACTCACGGCGATCAATATTTATTATATTCATTACAAGATGCAGATGAACTGGGGTTATGAAAAATTAGCCCATCATGCCAGGGAAGAGTCGATGGGAGAGATGAAGCATGCCGATAAAATGATCGAACGCATATTGTATCTGGATGGGGTGCCTGATATGGCGAAGTATGACACCATCCTGGTCGGCGATACCTGCGAGGAGCAGTTAAAAAATCAATACACAATAGAGGTGAAGCACGTTGAGCGATTGCAAAAGCATATTGCCCTTTGTATCCAGAAAAATGACTTTGGCAGTAAGGAAATTCTGGACGGCATTCTGGAGGATACCGAGGAAAGTTGCGACTGGCTGGAAACTCAGTTCCAGCGCATCAAGGACATAGGCATTGCAAATTACCTTACCGAACACATGCACAGTTAA